In the Solanum pennellii chromosome 5, SPENNV200 genome, one interval contains:
- the LOC107020350 gene encoding tRNA threonylcarbamoyladenosine dehydratase isoform X2, whose translation MEEKVKILAFIGAGALLGSAATIAISKLLSDPLPINNHVGKGYTSEAVQSNGLSGSKCNGLATPNPLTDEVVSEQLTRNIQFFGLEAQQKVTASYVVVIGLGGVGSHAASMLLRSGVGRLLLVDFDQVSVSSLNRHAVATREDVGTSKALCLKKHFQSIFPECHIDAKVILYDSSSEEEILSGHPDFVLDCIDNIDTKVALLAACVRRGLKVLSATGAGARADPTRIRVADLRESTNDPLSRAVRHRLRKDHGIDGGIPVVFSLEKPKAKLLPFKGPSGEEENPSDYQIVPGFRVRIIPVLGTIPAIFGQVMASYVATQLAGLQVHMEPVVNFDTDHYEILHQRLIEHEELLYGTSMQVEVDVEEVVYIAKELWHGRSARDLSIKDVGRAMWRSVNELMLVRWDKTKPASVSNLILLRFKEADEHESRSLEDIKEEEPDFFVRVTTVLKRAELEFGF comes from the exons ATGGAAGAGAAAGTTAAGATTTTAGCATTCATCGGAGCTGGAGCTCTATTGGGTTCTGCTGCTACAATTGCTATCTCAAAGCTTCTTTCCGATCCACTGCCAATAAACAACCA TGTTGGAAAAGGGTATACAAGTGAGGCAGTACAATCAAATG GGCTTTCTGGATCCAAATGTAATGGATTGGCTACTCCAAACCCGTTGACTGATGAAGTAGTTTCTGAACAACTGACCAG GAATATACAGTTTTTTGGCCTTGAAGCCCAACAGAAAGTGACTGCATCATATGTTGTGGTAATTGGTCTTGGAGGAGTTGGAAGTCATGCTGCATCCATGCTTCTGAGGTCAGGAGTTGGTAGGTTACTTCTTGTGGATTTCGATCAG GTGTCGGTCTCCTCATTAAATAGACATGCTGTTGCCACAAGAGAAGATGTTGGTACCTCAAAAGCCTTGTGCCTCAAGAAGCACTTCCAATCAATTTTTCCAGAGTGCCACATAGATGCTAAAGTTATCTTATATGATTCATCGTCTGAAGAAGAAATTCTGTCTGGCCACCCTGATTTTGTCCTTGATTGCATTGATAATATCGACACAAAG GTGGCACTTCTCGCTGCATGTGTTCGAAGAGGTTTGAAAGTTTTATCTGCAACTGGAGCTGGCGCAAGGGCTGATCCAACAAGAATTCGCGTGGCTGACTTAAGAGAGTCTACCAATGACCCTCTATCTCGAGCT GTAAGACATCGTCTGAGAAAAGATCATGGTATTGATGGTGGCATTCCTGTGGTATTTTCTCTTGAGAAACCAAAGGCAAAGTTGCTTCCCTTTAAAGGGCCAAGcggagaagaagaaaatccTTCAGATTATCAA ATAGTGCCTGGATTTAGGGTCCGGATCATTCCAGTTCTGGGGACTATACCTGCAATTTTTGGGCAAGTCATGGCTTCCTATGTTGCAACTCAGCTAGCTGGATTGCAAGTCCATATGGAACCAGTGGTGAATTTTGATACGGATCACTACGAAATCCTCCATCAACGCCTTATTGAGCATGAAGAGTTGCTATATGGTACATCCATGCAAGTGGAG GTAGATGTTGAAGAAGTTGTGTACATTGCCAAAGAGTTGTGGCATGGGAGAAGTGCAAGGGACCTATCCATTAAAGATGTAGGGCGAGCAATGTGGCGTTCAGTGAATGAGTTGATGCTTGTGAG GTGGGATAAAACAAAGCCTGCCTCAGTTTCAAATCTAATCCTGCTAAGATTCAAGGAG GCTGACGAACACGAGTCAAGGTCACTGGAAGATATAAAGGAAGAAGAACCAGATTTTTTTGTTAGGGTGACAACTGTGCTGAAGCGAGCAGAACTGGAGTTTGGCTTTTAA
- the LOC107020350 gene encoding tRNA threonylcarbamoyladenosine dehydratase isoform X1, translating into MEEKVKILAFIGAGALLGSAATIAISKLLSDPLPINNQSVGKGYTSEAVQSNGLSGSKCNGLATPNPLTDEVVSEQLTRNIQFFGLEAQQKVTASYVVVIGLGGVGSHAASMLLRSGVGRLLLVDFDQVSVSSLNRHAVATREDVGTSKALCLKKHFQSIFPECHIDAKVILYDSSSEEEILSGHPDFVLDCIDNIDTKVALLAACVRRGLKVLSATGAGARADPTRIRVADLRESTNDPLSRAVRHRLRKDHGIDGGIPVVFSLEKPKAKLLPFKGPSGEEENPSDYQIVPGFRVRIIPVLGTIPAIFGQVMASYVATQLAGLQVHMEPVVNFDTDHYEILHQRLIEHEELLYGTSMQVEVDVEEVVYIAKELWHGRSARDLSIKDVGRAMWRSVNELMLVRWDKTKPASVSNLILLRFKEADEHESRSLEDIKEEEPDFFVRVTTVLKRAELEFGF; encoded by the exons ATGGAAGAGAAAGTTAAGATTTTAGCATTCATCGGAGCTGGAGCTCTATTGGGTTCTGCTGCTACAATTGCTATCTCAAAGCTTCTTTCCGATCCACTGCCAATAAACAACCA AAGTGTTGGAAAAGGGTATACAAGTGAGGCAGTACAATCAAATG GGCTTTCTGGATCCAAATGTAATGGATTGGCTACTCCAAACCCGTTGACTGATGAAGTAGTTTCTGAACAACTGACCAG GAATATACAGTTTTTTGGCCTTGAAGCCCAACAGAAAGTGACTGCATCATATGTTGTGGTAATTGGTCTTGGAGGAGTTGGAAGTCATGCTGCATCCATGCTTCTGAGGTCAGGAGTTGGTAGGTTACTTCTTGTGGATTTCGATCAG GTGTCGGTCTCCTCATTAAATAGACATGCTGTTGCCACAAGAGAAGATGTTGGTACCTCAAAAGCCTTGTGCCTCAAGAAGCACTTCCAATCAATTTTTCCAGAGTGCCACATAGATGCTAAAGTTATCTTATATGATTCATCGTCTGAAGAAGAAATTCTGTCTGGCCACCCTGATTTTGTCCTTGATTGCATTGATAATATCGACACAAAG GTGGCACTTCTCGCTGCATGTGTTCGAAGAGGTTTGAAAGTTTTATCTGCAACTGGAGCTGGCGCAAGGGCTGATCCAACAAGAATTCGCGTGGCTGACTTAAGAGAGTCTACCAATGACCCTCTATCTCGAGCT GTAAGACATCGTCTGAGAAAAGATCATGGTATTGATGGTGGCATTCCTGTGGTATTTTCTCTTGAGAAACCAAAGGCAAAGTTGCTTCCCTTTAAAGGGCCAAGcggagaagaagaaaatccTTCAGATTATCAA ATAGTGCCTGGATTTAGGGTCCGGATCATTCCAGTTCTGGGGACTATACCTGCAATTTTTGGGCAAGTCATGGCTTCCTATGTTGCAACTCAGCTAGCTGGATTGCAAGTCCATATGGAACCAGTGGTGAATTTTGATACGGATCACTACGAAATCCTCCATCAACGCCTTATTGAGCATGAAGAGTTGCTATATGGTACATCCATGCAAGTGGAG GTAGATGTTGAAGAAGTTGTGTACATTGCCAAAGAGTTGTGGCATGGGAGAAGTGCAAGGGACCTATCCATTAAAGATGTAGGGCGAGCAATGTGGCGTTCAGTGAATGAGTTGATGCTTGTGAG GTGGGATAAAACAAAGCCTGCCTCAGTTTCAAATCTAATCCTGCTAAGATTCAAGGAG GCTGACGAACACGAGTCAAGGTCACTGGAAGATATAAAGGAAGAAGAACCAGATTTTTTTGTTAGGGTGACAACTGTGCTGAAGCGAGCAGAACTGGAGTTTGGCTTTTAA